Within the Deinococcus aerolatus genome, the region GCGCGAGGCGGTGCTGCAGGCCATCGCGGCCCTTGACTACACGCCCAATCCGCACGCCCGGCGCATCGCGGGCGGCAAGAGCTACACCATCAGCGTGCTGCTCCCGGTTCTGACCACCGAGTTCTACACCAGGCTGCTGGACGGGCTGGAAACGGCCTTTCAGGAGGCGCGTTACGACGTGGCGATCTTCCCGCTGCTGGACCGGTCCCGGCTGGAGCGCTACCTGGCCTCGCACACGCTGGCGTACCAGGCCGACGGGCTGGTCATGGCAACGTACAACCTGACCAAGGTGTTTCACGAGCGCCGCCTGCGGACCCAGCAGCCCACCGTGCTGGTCGACGCCTACACCGAGGACGCCGACTGCTCGTACATGGACAATCTGGCCGGCGGGCGGCTGGCCGGGGAGTACGCCGCCACGCTGCCGGGGGCGCTGTACGCAATCTGGGTGGAGACCGAGCTGGACCAGCTGTTCACCACCCGCGTCTTCGAGGACCGCCGCGAGGGCTTCCGCCAGGCCCTGGCGGCGGCCGGGCGCGAGATGGACACGGAATACACCGCCAGTTTCGATACCCTGGCCGCCCGCAACACCGCCGCTGCGCTGCTGGACGACGCGCAGCGCAGGG harbors:
- a CDS encoding LacI family DNA-binding transcriptional regulator — its product is MRNPTIQDVAQRAGVGVGTVSRVLNNHAAVKPATREAVLQAIAALDYTPNPHARRIAGGKSYTISVLLPVLTTEFYTRLLDGLETAFQEARYDVAIFPLLDRSRLERYLASHTLAYQADGLVMATYNLTKVFHERRLRTQQPTVLVDAYTEDADCSYMDNLAGGRLAGEYAATLPGALYAIWVETELDQLFTTRVFEDRREGFRQALAAAGREMDTEYTASFDTLAARNTAAALLDDAQRREGGLPCTVFASADLLAGALLDEARVRGLTPGQDVRIIGFDDQPWAAARGLTTLHQPVEAMGYEAAQLLLTRLSGFRGPPRARRFQPHLIMRDTA